The segment aataataataataataataatagttaacaTAATTGtcaaaaaataatagtaaaataaaatatataatagtaatataatagtcGTAGTAATAGTTATTTCATCTGTTATTTGATCATTAGTTACTATGAATATTATAAATAATAAGTAAATAATATAAGTGAACTATGAAGCGAACATTTATATGTTGTCATTTTGTTGCAAGCCtagaaaattttaaaaatgtaaataaaataacaaaaatattattttagaaaTGTTAataacaaaattattattctaCCATCAAAGTCCactagcactactactactactaataataataataataataataatagtaataaaaagaaGAATAGTAAtaattataaatgatatatatataatataatttatatatatatatatatatatatatatatatatatatatatataatgctaatagttataatttaaaaaaaaataggtagATGCAAAAAAAGTCCAATAATTTAGAGtatatttattattactgttcCCTTCAGTTTTTCATCATTTttactattatattttattaatttaatttaattaattaatttcatCATACCTCgacttttcataatttttttttccctagagTTATTTATTTGGTTATAGCTGATATTACTACACCTGAAACTCTGTCCACAAGTTGTTTGATCTCTACATTTGCCATAAATCCTCCTGACGTATACGTGTAACCtgcctatagacttctatagcTGCACTTGTGACAAAACGTGTCCTTTTTGGCCAGTAGATGTTGTTATATCTTTACTTTAACTGCACAGAAAAGTCACCTTCCACTTTCAATACAACTGGACACTATAGaaaatgtttccatttttttccgaGTCAATGGCCATACAATGCAACTATATAGGCATACATATGTCTGGGCATATTTTGGGCGACCCTGTTCAAGCATGTATGGCAAATATAGAGCCCTAATGTGGCATGAACAGAACCTAAGAGTAATCATCACCTTGGCTAAATAATGAACCCACCATCTATGAAACCTTATTGCTGTAATATTGGGCAGCCAAGTGAAGTTTAGAAGAGAAGTCCAAATTATATTTTCCATTTataagcagctcctcttataatattgctggactattataagctttATTAGAGCGGTTTCTACAAATCACATATggcgcttcttttttttttcagggttCGCCTTTCCTGACTGGGCCTATAAGCCAGAGTCCAGCCCGGGCTCCAGACAGATCCAGCTTTGGCACTTTATTCTAGAGCTTCTTCAGAAAGAGGAATATCATGACTTCATCGCCTGGCAAGGAGACTATGGAGAATTTGTTATAAAGGACCCAGATGAGGTGGCGCGGTTGTGGGGTATACGCAAATGCAAACCTCACATGAACTATGACAAATTGAGTCGAGCTCTCAGGTAAGAGTCCATCCAACCAAGTATATTAAAGATTCGGGAATCTACTGTTGTTTTAAATATCATAATAgatgttaaaagggttgtctggtttagaaaatcatATTTAAATACCCTGAGTTAAAAGAGGGGTTCCCCCttttaggaccctcatctatcagccATAGCGGCTATGAGGAACGTCtcttactctggaggacccatcatGTCCAtgcacagcccattgatttcattgagaattctgtaatgcttcatttcacctgtgggggcactgcagggTATTTGAACACGACTGTATTACGGCTCCACACCAACTTTGAGTTGCTTTGAGCCatccaaagacttctatggggTCTCAATGTACATTCATGTTCCTCTGATTTTCAACGGATTGTTCCATTGGATGCCATATTGTGTAAAATATCTCCATAATACAATGCATATCTAGTCATCATACGGCTGCCCATGAAGTACCGATAGAATGCAGCCACTGTTCAGCCTCTGGCCTGTGCATCAGCCCTAACGGAGAGGGATGGGATGCACAAACCATGTAGCCCCATAGAATTAAAGAACAGATGTGCCGGAAAATATTTTTGTTCTATCCCTGTGTGTAGTACTTTTTTTCTGTCATTCAGTTACATTCCTGACCTCTTCTTCTTGTAACTAAGTTATAGCAGCCATTTACAGCAACTATGGAACTTCTATTcagtcacagagtcacccaggcTTCTAAGAAATGCATATCCCCTGCTGTCTTCTTTCCATGCATTCGTTTTTACATTATATTCAATGCAGAAAACCAAGTAAAAATGTGTTTACAACAAAATCAAAATGTTTTAGTAGTTTTCTAGCAATAACTGGATGtttatttaaaataacaaatTCAGATAAGGTACATCTAAACATTGGAATGGACTAAGGTAGGAGAAATAATGTATTATGAAAACATCAGCCATGTACAGCCGTATTGCTCATTGCGATACCAGAAGGTTCATATATGGTTCAAGCCCAGACTGTCCCTGTGGGGCCTGCGGGTGAAGCGAGGAGGAGGATCCTCATCCCTTTGCCGAAAAATCACTTTtgacatttaatttaaaaaatcttcTCTGGCCTAACACGTGGGTGATATGTCCGCCCTGTGAATGCAGCAGAGTCTCTCTGGAGAGGAGGGGGACGGGGCATATGTGTGAACGTGCAGCTAGTCTATACATCGGATTTTCTTtttaatacatacaatacacaaTATACAAAGTAATATGTGGTATTGTAATGAAACCTGCTTGATATATCACAGAAGATTCCCGTTACATCTGCAGATGCGTGAAATATCCTACAATGGGCTCCACCAAAGTATTCAACTTATTAATATAATGAAGTTCATCAAAATTTAAATAAGTTTATCTACTTAATAGAATATGCTAatcattaaaggggatgtccagtatAGAAAACtcatttccatacaccctattaacGAATACTCAGTTAATAGAGGGTGGggggtcctcatctcttggtcagagtggagagcggttacaaagactatttcccactctggaggacctgtcctgtcctatgTAATGCAACATTTACTTGATTTTAATGggtactgtgtaatacttaatttcccctgtggtggcactgcagggaaattgaacacttactgccaggttttatcacaaattacagctgatcgctgaaggtcccagcagggggacactttgtgatcatcttattgtcaaaggacccttctaaaaagtagtaattgtccaaagcggagaaaccccttaaattatattttttgtaaCAGGAACCAATTACTGTCAGTTTGAGGGGCGTGAAAATGTTGTTCTATAATTTCCCTCAAAGGTCAATAAGAAACATATTTTAACTAGTTTTTGTTCAAAGGCGTGCTTTTCATAAAGGCAACCCATGCATTTGCTATGGAGCCCTTGAAGAGAGGGGGGACCAGCTCCGGTTCGGCCCATCCTCTTTGCTATTGGGTGGTGGCAACCTGCATAGGACTTCCTTTTCCAGAGAAACTAAATTAGCAAATAAAGGAGTAAGCAATGTGTCATGGAGTGGGGAACAAACACAAGGCCACACTGTGACAAGACCTGGCACCATAATGGGCGccccctctaagggtatgttcacacacactaattacggacgtaattcgggcgtttttgccccgaattacgtccgaatatagcgcctcaatagcgttgacaaacatctgcccattgaaagcaatgggcagacgtttgtctgttcacacgaggcgtatatttacgcgccgctgtcaaatgacggcgcgtaaatggacacccgcgtcaaagaagtgacctgtcacttctttggccgtaattggagccgttattcattgactccaatgaatagcagcgccaattacgtccgtattggacgcggcgttcaagcgcctgcacgtgcttttacggctgaaattacggggatgttttcaggcggaaacatccccgtaatttcagccgttacggacgctgccgtgtgaacatacccttatatgtacACTGTCTGGAATGTTGTAGAAGAATCATAGTCTGGAATTAAGTCTACCTCTATGGTCGCGTCTCCTTATATGATGCATAGGTGTGGCTTGAAGAATAGGTCCATAAAAGCAGAGAACCCCTAATAATATCTATTGGTATAGACTAAAATCAAAAGAATGTAAGAACATGTAAGAGCCCCAAGTAAGAGGTCTACGGAGACCTAAGAGGTCTTTCTTTAGTGGAATCTATTATAGTAATTCATCTTGATACCTGCCATTGATTGATGTGAAGATGATGAAGACGACGTTAGTTATCATAAAGCTCCTCTTGTTTTTCTTCCAGATATTACTACAACAAAAGAATTCTGCACAAGACTAAGGGCAAGCGCTTTACCTACAAGTTTAACTTCAGTAAAGTTGTTCTTGTCAACTACCCTCTACTGGACATGGCCAACTCTTCACTCCTCCTTGGGCAGAACCCCTTCCCTGGGGCACATTCACATGATCCCTTTACTCCTGAGGTAGGACAAGACCTATACCACTGGTGCCATGTTACATCTGATTTGGATGGTGGGGTGTCCAGTGCAGAATCAATCTCCCCAACTAATGGGGAGGATAGGGGTTATGGGCAATTCATTGGAGGTAGACCTGGTTGTTGTAAGTAGATACAGCCAATCAAAGTTGTGTATCAGGAGAGGGACATTTTTCGATGGGATCCTTCCTACCTCCATGAACAACTTTTTGTGGGACAGGTCATGGATTATATCCACGGATAACACCTACCACATCTCCCTTAGATAAGTGCATAGTACTACAAGGTCAGGTCTAGTGCTCAATTATGTAAATGTTTTTTAGATATGACCGgtgaacccctttaaggctcaccAGGAGATGTAATGACTATAAGGTCTTTAGGACTTTCTGTACATCTCAGGTTCCATTGTACATACCACAAAGCAGTGAATTATGCGAAGACTCATCTTTTTTTCCAGGCTTTGCAGTCTCTCTTTTCTACAACCGGTCGGCCTCCGTTACTAGACCGCCCTCTTTCTACTCCAGAGACAGAGAAGCTTCGTCTTGAAGCCGCTTTTCCTTTCCTGAGCTCAGGTAAGGTCACATGTAGATGGTGATGCTCACACAGACTCCATTATCTTATATTGCAGTTTTTTCTATACACGCTGATAATGCTATGTAAGTAGGTAGTCCAACTTCAAAAAACATTAGTTGCATGCCAGGAGAGGTCATTGGCGAAAAGTGAATTTTCACTTTTTAATACCAGTgaattttttaggtccaacatgatGTGctaaattaatttcttaatatatctttagaaGGGTCAAAAATCTGTTTTTCagctacagagctccaaatcccttgcCCGGatacagatttaaaaaataaaattctgtctgccttcaGCTGTCACTAGAGAGAGATAAGGATCTTACGgcatactgtagtattatatgaaatcaatgtataaacagtacacagttgctccctctagtggtggagtAAGGCAGCCGGAATATGCTTAATATTAAGTTGCTATTAGTTACCACACTCATCTATATGACTTCTTTCTCAACTCTCTTCCAGGTACTGGTTACACCAAGCCTGCAGCTATGTTGCCCCCATACAACCGCAACACCACATTTCCTGATTACTCCTGGGGGTTTAACCCATACCTTTCCAGTGCTTTCCCTTTAACTGGATCCAAGTTACCCACCTCCTTGTATCCACCACAGTTTTATCCCAGTTCACTCTCCCAGCTTCCTCCTCATGTCTCTCTGCTTCCAGGGGAGTCAATGGACAGGTCTACCAACCTATTACCAGGTATACCACAAAGGCTGTGCACAAGCCTTAATTCTCTCCCACTGCCCTTGAGAGGAAGCGGAGAAATAGGTGGCACTGGGGCGGTGAGAAGAGACCGAGTAGAGCAGCCAGAAGGGAAGCCAGATCCAGAATCCGACTCAGACCTGGAAATTACAGATGTGAGTGACTGCAGTTCGGAAGCAGAGGGGTGCGGATATAGCCCGCCTTGTCCGGGATCTTCGGTTGGAAGAGGCCAAACAGAAGAGGAACGACCCAAAGCAGCAGCCACTAAAATTTCTAAAGAAAAAACAGCTGCTCCACTCAGCTAGACTTGATGTTTATACAGACACTATATCtaaatgtacaatatatatataaatatatataactatatggatatatagggggcaaagTGTGTGGTGCGCCAATCCCCTTCCCCCCTAAAGCCACTTGTAAGGAGAACATGTAAAAATGTACCTTTGATGATACAGTGGTAGCAAGGCCAGTATTCAATGAGTTAATTTGACTGTCAGGGCTTGATGGGAGTTGttgtttgcaacagctggagagacaCCGCCTGGAGACCCTTGGCCTAGGACTACACAGGACTTCTAATACTGGTAGCTAGACCCTTATAATGCTGCCATAACAGCATAATATCTACTTGATGGTGGAACCTTATATTGATTATGCCTTGCTGCAGCATTGACCTGTGCATTGTCTGGATAAAATACATCATCGATGTACCGGCCTCATAGGTCACAAAAGGCATATCTGTATCCATACGAATATAGACACATCCATATTATACTGTGATCATGCAAGTGgtggtatggtgatatgtaccagTGAAATCATAGACCATTAAGGTACAAGGTCAACTCGAGGTCAAATGTGGCTTGAACACCTCAGGAAGGAGAGGGTCCCTATTTTGTGCCAGGGTTACTAGAGAAATGCTTTACCCTGTTAGAAAAAAGGGGGGTTATGAGAACTTGCTGTGTTTATTTTTCTATTGAAGTACTTCAGAATCTGTTTATCTGGGACACAGGTGAACCCCACATTCCAATAAAACAAAATTTTTCTAAAGTGTTTGCAACAGCACTCTAAGCAAtgatattgaaataaataaagctTACCCCAAATTAGTTCAAAGCCAGATTTATTTAAAAACACAGTATAACTATAGGCAGGCGAGTAGCGCCACCTAGTGGCTGTGTTTGTAATTGTCAGACCATATAGAATGAAATCTGCAAGGTATATGACAAGCCAAAGTTGGGAATTCAAAATATATTATTTGGCACAATTCATGCCTACGGACAATGGATGGACATTGGATCATCCATGGACGTCCGGTATATAAACAGTGCCCCCATCTCCACTGCAGCCGTTGCCCGTGAGCTCAGACAGGGCACCCCATATTATCTTCAATAAACTACAATGACAGTGGGGGAGAGTTGATTTCTAATAGCAATTATTCTTTTGTTTTATGGTTGGAAATTCACAAACGGTGTAATATCCTCTAAAACATATTACCCATTCGATATCTGCCAAGATCTTTTTTGTTGAACTTGTCGGAAATTGCAACTTTACAACACAGAAGAACCCACAAGGTAAAAGGTTGTGATACCATTAAATTTAATGGGAAATGAACTGTTACCTTAACATCAGGGGCAATACCATTCGGGCCCATGGCCTCTTAATGTATGATGGCTAAAGTGGTTGGTAAAGGGGCCAATTGACCTTTAATGCCAGAGCCCCAGATCACCCGCAGTTAAAGTTAAATGAAAAATTATAGGTTTTGTATATTCAAacaaaaacagcagaaaaatacAGTCAGATTTACAAATAATTTCCAGCCGTGGATCGtaactctgtatatagccccagccTTACAGCTCATCCTCTAATGAGCTCGGAACCTTCaattcacttacagcaagcagagatcttgaaaaattgTGAATATAAATGTATTACAACTTTTCATTTTGCAAAGTGTCAAGTCTTTATAAGGGGTGTGGCTTATGCAAATTTGCATGAATAGTAAAAATTTACAGGCGGTTTTGCGTAATTCCTCGAGGCAATGGGGGTGGGGCTTAAAATGGCTGGTGATTTGGGATTCAAATGGTGCCAGGTATCCAATAAACAtaatttacataaatacagcctggTTTAGTAGCTGCTTTAACtatatattgttttatattaGGAGCCAGTCCCTATATTGTTCCCTATGATGATTCTAATTAATTGGTGGGAAGAATCAATTCTCAGCTCTTTCTCCGTAGGAGTCATCAACAGAACGCAGGCCCTGTAACCTGTATACATCAGCTACTATAGTGTAAATGTCGTGCCTACAGGGGCTGTCATGACGTGCTAATAATGGGCACTGCACCATTATAGGAGGAGTAATGCCAACCATTTCTAAAAACAGGATATAGGACAATGGTtagtaaataattttattactaaTTTTAATGGGCAAAATAGTTGAAACTTTAGCTTAGGGTAAATTTTCAAAACTTTTCCCCTTGTGCGCCCTTCTGCAATACATTGGGGGTTGTCTTGTACATTAATCCTAAAAGAGAAGTCATCATTGCTAAAGTTCTAgggaacccctttaaaatatctACATACAGTTtttagtaactttgtaaatactttttgttTTGTTCTCTCATAGAAATATTGAATTCGATCTTATATATGATCTTATATCTAAGTCACAaattccagagctgcattcacaattctgctggttttcCGATCACCAGAGAGCAGTACATTGTGGTAGCTCATCATGCCTGACAGCGGGGCGGAgctaaactgctgtctgtttccaagggcaactaaCAGAATTTTAAAAGTATATAGACACAAAGAAACTCAAAATCTGTATTCAGAGTATTTGCAAAATGACTCAATTTCTTCAATACATCCaaaaactttttattgaaaaaaagtaGAATTACACTTCAAAATGTAAAGATGCCAACAGAGTATGTTCACGCCATTTTAAAGCTTAAGATTAACCGATGCAATCGAAAAAATTCTTTAGGCCTTCTGTATAAAAAAATCTAGTGCCGACACTATGCACCAGAACGCAGCTGTGACCAGAGACGTTGTCCAGAGCAACCAATCAATTCACCACATTTTACAACCTAATTTAGAAGGACAGCGGTAATTTAatgggttgctatggacaacctcACGGTTGTTGGAACAGCCAGATTGGGCTCCACTTTTCAATTAAAGAGGAACTCCAGCTAAAACAATGTTGTGCTATGTCGTATAGACAATTGACTAAGGCCTAATGCACGCGACCGCAGTGATTTTGCGGTCTGCAAAATTACGGATCTGTTGTCGGTTTGCGGTCCACTTGTCCACAAAAAACCTTTTGTAGTGCATCCACGTGTCATCAGTAtagacggatccgcaaaaaatctAAGGTTGGAATCACCAGTTTGTCCGACTCCCCgagtaggtcacatgatccgcaaataCAGACCGTAAAATAATATGTCTTGAGTTTTTATGGCCCGGACTCGCAGCCCGGACACGGATCCGTGATCAtcatgtttgtgtgcatggggccttataaatgaatgggtccgtgtgcgatCTGCAAAATCGCAGATAGCACGCGGacagaaaaccacggtcgtgtgccttAGGACTAAGGGTCCGTGAGCTTGGACCTCCACCTATTTTATAACATTAAAGGGACCTACACTCACGATAGATCATCAACTATTTCAATGGCGCCCCGCGCAGAACATTGGGGTAAAATGTATCAAAACGAATGGagaagttgcccatagcaaccaatcagattccagctttaatttttttagatGTTCAGGGTCTCCAAAAGCACTTTCAGCCCCTCTGGTGGATAATCGACATGGGTCCAAGCTCATGGACCCCCTCAGATGTtgacatgtaaaaaataaataataattttgcattccccttaaaaaaaattttgatccGCCAAGTCAATGCAAGCAAATCTGCCAAAACCAGTAACCCCCGTTTCACCTGTGTACCATGTCCAGTttatgatgtgtgtatatgtttaaaCATCCTGTATTTGCACTCCCCATCCGGTGTTCTGTCAAGATGTATGTGGTGACGTTACGGAGGGGGAGATgagggaagaagaaaaaaatatggaaaatcacagatgctttttttttttttgtatccgtGAATAAAATGAATGAGCCGGAGTAATCCCACAGCAAAGCAATaaagaaaaacagaaacaaaTCCGTTTATCGACTGTTGTATTATAAGACTGGATTAAATTGTATTCGGACGCTGGAATGAAAACAATCATaacatgggtaaaaaaaaaaacaaaaaaaaaaaacactttattttttgtGTGACATTTTTGTAAATGacaactttttgaaaaaaaaaataaaaattgccttTGGCATATATATCAAGAAGATATCTTTGGGGATATTGTCCCTCTCGAAAAACAGAAGACGATAAATTCACAAACCTaccaaaatataaaacaaaaatcccaaagcttcacaaatatatatatatatatatatatataaatatatataggaaTGATGTTTAAATACCCAAACGGAAGATCAAGCCACATTGGACTAAAACCCAAATACCCGCCCTTTACAGATCCGTATACAAGTGATATCTTTATTTTAGTAGGTCCTCTAAAGCAGAGGTAGACATTTCGTAGCTTGCcagctgtggtggtgg is part of the Rhinoderma darwinii isolate aRhiDar2 chromosome 10, aRhiDar2.hap1, whole genome shotgun sequence genome and harbors:
- the ERFL gene encoding ETS domain-containing transcription factor ERF-like; this translates as MDCSCVSDILLTPSMPALWTPGFAFPDWAYKPESSPGSRQIQLWHFILELLQKEEYHDFIAWQGDYGEFVIKDPDEVARLWGIRKCKPHMNYDKLSRALRYYYNKRILHKTKGKRFTYKFNFSKVVLVNYPLLDMANSSLLLGQNPFPGAHSHDPFTPEALQSLFSTTGRPPLLDRPLSTPETEKLRLEAAFPFLSSGTGYTKPAAMLPPYNRNTTFPDYSWGFNPYLSSAFPLTGSKLPTSLYPPQFYPSSLSQLPPHVSLLPGESMDRSTNLLPGIPQRLCTSLNSLPLPLRGSGEIGGTGAVRRDRVEQPEGKPDPESDSDLEITDVSDCSSEAEGCGYSPPCPGSSVGRGQTEEERPKAAATKISKEKTAAPLS